One region of Desulfovibrio sp. JC022 genomic DNA includes:
- a CDS encoding sigma-54 dependent transcriptional regulator translates to MAHVLIVDDDKPTCNFLTELIQNIGHSAESAHSLADGMRKGLSGEFDTVFLDVRLPDGNGLDLLPRLKELPVAPEVIIMTGQGDPDGVELAIRNGAWDYLQKPLSPKKILLPLKRVLQYRDNLAANMKPQPPTKRAGIVGESFALKKALNSMWEAARSDAAVLITGETGTGKELFARALHENSPRSTKRFVTVDCAAIPENLIESTLFGHVKGAFTGADQASGGLIREADGGTLFLDEIGELPLESQRKFLRVLQEKKFRPVGGRDEVYSDFRLVAATNQNLNEMAAHATFRSDLLYRLQTMTIHLPPLRERLEDLELLTEHFNSRIAERYRTALKKISPEALEILKEHQWTGNIRELAGTLESAFIAASNEPLIFQHHLPERLRTAAIQSRLNVAEQTPVSEIETLYQEPHSLTQDDKSATPPTYKDFKQDALSRLEYEYLNRVLTYTNWNINQACEITGLGRSRLYSLLKKHEISR, encoded by the coding sequence ATGGCGCATGTACTGATTGTGGATGACGACAAGCCCACCTGTAATTTCCTTACCGAACTGATCCAGAACATAGGACACAGTGCGGAATCCGCCCATTCACTGGCAGATGGCATGCGCAAAGGATTATCCGGGGAATTCGATACCGTATTTCTTGATGTACGATTGCCGGACGGCAACGGGCTGGACCTGCTGCCCCGCTTGAAAGAACTTCCCGTAGCCCCGGAAGTGATCATCATGACCGGACAGGGTGACCCGGACGGCGTGGAACTGGCTATCCGCAACGGCGCATGGGATTATCTGCAAAAACCCCTTTCGCCTAAAAAAATTCTGCTGCCCCTGAAGCGGGTACTGCAATACCGCGACAATCTCGCTGCAAACATGAAACCGCAGCCCCCGACCAAACGGGCCGGAATTGTCGGCGAAAGCTTTGCCCTAAAAAAAGCCCTGAACTCCATGTGGGAAGCCGCGCGCAGCGACGCCGCAGTGCTCATCACCGGGGAAACCGGAACCGGAAAAGAACTCTTTGCCCGCGCCCTGCACGAAAACAGCCCCCGCTCGACCAAGCGATTTGTAACAGTAGACTGCGCAGCCATCCCGGAAAACCTCATTGAAAGCACTCTTTTCGGACATGTCAAAGGAGCCTTCACCGGAGCGGATCAGGCCAGCGGCGGACTTATTCGCGAAGCTGACGGCGGAACCCTTTTCCTTGATGAAATCGGGGAACTCCCCTTAGAAAGCCAGCGTAAGTTCCTGCGAGTTTTGCAGGAAAAAAAATTTCGACCCGTGGGTGGAAGGGATGAAGTCTACAGTGATTTCAGGCTGGTAGCCGCCACCAACCAGAATTTAAATGAAATGGCAGCCCATGCAACTTTCCGCAGTGATCTGCTCTACCGTTTGCAGACCATGACTATCCATCTGCCCCCCCTGCGCGAACGTCTGGAAGATCTTGAACTATTGACTGAGCATTTCAACTCCCGCATTGCGGAACGTTATCGCACAGCACTCAAAAAGATTTCCCCCGAAGCCCTTGAAATTTTAAAAGAACACCAATGGACCGGAAATATTCGTGAGCTTGCAGGAACCTTGGAAAGTGCGTTTATCGCTGCCAGCAACGAACCTCTGATTTTTCAGCATCATCTGCCGGAACGGTTGCGTACTGCTGCGATCCAATCCCGCTTGAATGTTGCGGAACAAACCCCGGTCAGCGAGATTGAAACGCTTTACCAAGAGCCGCACTCCCTCACGCAGGACGACAAGTCCGCCACTCCGCCCACCTACAAAGATTTCAAGCAGGATGCGCTTAGCCGTCTCGAGTACGAGTACCTGAACCGGGTGCTGACCTATACCAATTGGAATATCAATCAGGCCTGCGAAATTACCGGTTTGGGCCGCAGCCGTTTGTATTCTCTTTTAAAGAAGCACGAAATCAGCAGATAA
- a CDS encoding sigma-54-dependent Fis family transcriptional regulator, translating to MLLKFQEQIQYYAETISAITGLEVEVVDTELIRIAGTGDYSQNIGKSIKSAGNLLKNTLKGSTPLFIENPRQNKICKGCQTKANCRELCSVCAPISDGVTTYGAMEMICFSSDARAQMLERREIYMNFLSLLSSSIAVRVRERQELQDITDLLNIMSQVVNTNEKGILIYDAKGKVAYKNDQAEEILSKTIPSQFENFSVTPTGFTLSDLNEYTVEQEGRQQMIVGKQAEIDSTNSRFSSVLVFDTIRSVVSKSLQAATVTFDSSLDNIIGQSPHILQLKEQITATGDTNSSVLISGESGTGKELVARAIHSIGDRSEEPFVAINCGAIPDTLLESELFGYVGGAFTGALRQGQIGKFELADGGVLFLDEISCMPLYLQVKLLRVLQERKITRLGGNRPISVDIRVIAASNDNLHELMAQNMFRDDLYYRLNVIPIQTTPLRERLDDLDLLVNHFISKYCDLFGKNKIKLQSSIVQRMRNYDWPGNIRELENAIEYLVNMATPEGIINEAGLHNGFLQSKDDFRQEQVQISQGPECPIVSLKELEQQAILRAIEYYGDTTSGKKKAAKSLGIGLATLYRKLGD from the coding sequence ATGCTGCTTAAATTCCAAGAACAGATTCAATATTACGCGGAAACAATTTCAGCCATTACCGGGCTTGAAGTTGAGGTTGTGGATACAGAGCTCATCCGTATTGCCGGAACCGGGGATTATTCCCAGAACATCGGCAAAAGCATTAAGAGTGCGGGAAACCTGCTGAAAAACACCTTGAAGGGGAGTACTCCGCTCTTCATTGAAAACCCTCGCCAAAACAAGATCTGCAAAGGCTGCCAAACCAAAGCCAACTGCCGCGAACTCTGCTCGGTATGCGCGCCTATTTCGGATGGTGTCACCACATACGGGGCCATGGAAATGATCTGCTTTTCCTCTGACGCCCGCGCGCAGATGCTTGAGCGGCGGGAAATATATATGAATTTCCTCTCCCTACTTTCCAGCAGCATCGCAGTGCGGGTACGTGAACGGCAGGAATTGCAGGACATAACCGACCTGCTGAACATCATGTCCCAAGTGGTAAATACCAATGAAAAAGGAATTCTCATCTACGATGCCAAAGGAAAGGTGGCTTACAAGAACGATCAGGCTGAGGAAATTCTGAGTAAAACAATTCCTTCTCAATTTGAGAATTTCTCTGTCACCCCCACGGGCTTCACCCTCTCGGATTTAAATGAATACACAGTGGAACAAGAAGGCCGCCAGCAGATGATTGTCGGTAAACAAGCTGAAATCGACTCGACAAACAGCCGTTTTTCTTCAGTTTTAGTGTTCGACACCATCCGTTCGGTTGTCTCTAAATCATTGCAAGCCGCCACAGTTACCTTCGACAGCAGTTTAGACAATATCATCGGACAATCACCACATATTCTCCAATTAAAAGAGCAGATAACCGCCACCGGGGATACCAACTCATCAGTTCTCATCAGCGGTGAAAGCGGCACAGGTAAAGAACTTGTGGCCCGTGCCATCCACTCCATCGGGGACAGGTCCGAAGAACCGTTTGTAGCTATCAACTGCGGAGCCATCCCGGACACGCTACTTGAAAGTGAATTATTCGGATACGTTGGCGGAGCATTCACCGGTGCATTGCGCCAAGGTCAGATCGGTAAATTCGAACTTGCCGATGGAGGGGTGCTCTTTCTGGACGAAATATCCTGTATGCCTTTGTACTTACAGGTAAAATTACTGCGGGTTCTTCAAGAAAGAAAGATCACCCGTCTGGGCGGAAACCGGCCCATATCTGTTGATATCCGGGTTATTGCCGCCAGTAACGACAATCTCCACGAACTCATGGCCCAGAACATGTTTCGGGACGACCTTTATTACCGCCTGAACGTAATCCCCATCCAGACCACTCCTTTGCGGGAACGACTCGACGATCTTGATTTACTGGTTAACCATTTTATTTCCAAATACTGCGATTTATTCGGAAAAAACAAGATAAAGCTGCAATCGTCTATTGTCCAGCGCATGCGTAATTATGACTGGCCCGGCAATATTCGCGAGCTGGAAAACGCCATTGAATATCTGGTTAATATGGCAACACCCGAGGGGATCATCAATGAAGCCGGGCTGCACAACGGTTTTCTGCAATCCAAAGATGACTTCCGGCAGGAACAGGTTCAGATTTCGCAAGGACCGGAATGCCCGATAGTTTCCCTTAAAGAACTGGAACAACAAGCTATTTTACGGGCCATAGAATATTACGGCGACACAACCTCCGGTAAGAAAAAAGCGGCCAAATCCCTTGGTATCGGGCTGGCCACCCTTTACCGCAAACTGGGCGATTGA
- a CDS encoding DUF362 domain-containing protein, producing the protein MPPVAEIKFTDYRSSVKEALDKIGAAEAIAVENRILLKPNLVNASTPPVTTDPEFCRAVIEYVQAASPDAEIVIGEGCGDLNYETDEIFRLLGYEKLANEYGVTLLDLNHAPLCEKKMEGAKVFPTIFLPEIAFSHKIISLPNLKAHSLAGITGAIKNMMGFAPPAHYSTGSWKKSFFHQQMQLSVKELNMYIPPWLSVMDASVGLAEYHLGGALCDPDPKLILASFDAVDLDRRAAEILSLNWRDIGHLR; encoded by the coding sequence ATGCCCCCCGTAGCAGAAATAAAATTCACGGACTACCGTAGTTCAGTCAAAGAAGCACTGGATAAAATTGGAGCGGCTGAAGCCATCGCTGTTGAGAATAGAATTCTGCTCAAGCCCAATCTGGTTAATGCTTCCACTCCTCCGGTGACAACTGACCCTGAGTTCTGCCGCGCAGTAATTGAATATGTGCAGGCAGCAAGCCCGGATGCGGAAATCGTCATCGGCGAGGGGTGCGGGGATTTAAATTATGAGACTGATGAAATTTTCCGACTGCTTGGTTATGAAAAATTGGCAAATGAATACGGCGTAACACTGCTGGACCTGAATCACGCCCCGCTTTGCGAAAAAAAAATGGAAGGGGCCAAGGTGTTCCCGACCATTTTTTTGCCTGAAATAGCCTTCAGCCACAAAATTATTTCCCTGCCCAATTTAAAAGCCCATTCACTGGCCGGTATAACAGGAGCCATCAAGAATATGATGGGTTTTGCGCCCCCGGCCCATTATTCCACCGGAAGCTGGAAAAAATCATTTTTCCACCAGCAGATGCAGCTGTCGGTTAAAGAACTGAACATGTACATCCCGCCATGGCTTTCAGTTATGGACGCCAGCGTGGGGCTGGCTGAATACCACCTCGGCGGCGCGCTTTGCGATCCTGACCCGAAACTGATCCTCGCTAGCTTCGATGCAGTTGACTTGGACCGCAGGGCTGCGGAGATTCTCAGTCTGAACTGGCGGGATATCGGGCACTTAAGATAA
- a CDS encoding Fur family transcriptional regulator: MKLDFIFVMTNEAAKIFVDYLARNGLSMTPQRKIIVETFLETEGHFSAEDLLVLVQKVVPEVGQATVYRTLKLLVDCGLAESLDFGCGVALYEHSYGHDHHDHLVCTNCQKKVEVVDDGIERRQEVLARENGYVLTHHRMLLFGLCPDCQELRDKEQEIES, translated from the coding sequence ATGAAATTGGATTTCATTTTCGTCATGACCAACGAAGCAGCAAAAATATTTGTGGATTATCTGGCACGGAACGGGCTGAGTATGACTCCCCAGCGTAAGATAATTGTAGAAACATTTCTGGAAACTGAGGGGCATTTTTCAGCAGAGGATCTTTTGGTTCTTGTGCAGAAGGTTGTTCCAGAAGTCGGGCAGGCGACAGTTTACCGAACCCTGAAATTGCTTGTTGATTGCGGGCTTGCCGAAAGTCTTGATTTTGGTTGCGGGGTTGCGCTTTACGAGCATTCTTACGGGCATGATCATCATGACCACCTTGTTTGCACAAATTGTCAGAAGAAGGTGGAAGTGGTGGATGATGGAATTGAGCGCAGGCAGGAAGTTCTGGCGCGGGAGAACGGATATGTATTAACTCATCATCGCATGCTGCTTTTCGGACTCTGCCCAGATTGTCAGGAACTAAGAGACAAAGAGCAGGAAATTGAATCCTGA
- a CDS encoding NapC/NirT family cytochrome c — protein MKILKFANWIQAAIALAVVTSLFVAGSTYATDGKDTDMEENFCMSCHEMKENVLPGYKKSTHYINRSGVRAECTSCHLPEDFVPMMVRKAQAAREVVQSLRGVLDTPEKFEKERLRMAKSVWAEMEANDSRECRSCHNKQAFDFSKFKKPEDAKRMEKGLSEGQTCINCHKGIVHKLPDMSSGFKAVFDELKTEAADNGLGSKEQYPIKIIPLFKEKDGRPAGKILPATKLTVLEKDGDWAKISIHGWQQDGVEAMIYEEQGKRIFSAGLSKKIKGDVVQSNTMTDPDTEQVWHEANLICWVKTADMIPSCAPLWNYGSEMLTSACSTCHSATPPAHFKANQWIGNLKAMKHNLSLSKEEYRFFLKYLQMHASDMGGTH, from the coding sequence ATGAAGATTTTGAAGTTTGCTAATTGGATTCAGGCAGCAATTGCTCTGGCAGTTGTAACCAGCCTTTTTGTTGCCGGGTCCACTTATGCTACTGACGGAAAAGACACGGACATGGAAGAGAATTTCTGCATGTCCTGCCACGAAATGAAGGAAAACGTCCTTCCCGGTTACAAAAAAAGCACCCATTATATAAATAGATCAGGTGTACGCGCCGAGTGTACTTCCTGCCACCTGCCTGAAGATTTCGTACCCATGATGGTCCGCAAGGCTCAAGCTGCCCGTGAGGTAGTCCAGTCCCTGCGCGGAGTTCTCGATACCCCTGAAAAATTTGAAAAAGAACGGCTGCGCATGGCAAAAAGCGTCTGGGCGGAAATGGAAGCCAATGATTCCCGCGAATGCCGCTCCTGCCACAACAAACAAGCCTTTGATTTCAGCAAATTCAAAAAGCCCGAAGATGCCAAGCGCATGGAAAAAGGTCTTTCCGAAGGCCAGACCTGTATCAACTGCCACAAAGGTATCGTGCACAAACTCCCGGATATGTCTTCCGGATTCAAGGCAGTCTTTGACGAGTTGAAGACCGAAGCCGCAGACAACGGACTGGGCAGTAAAGAACAATACCCCATCAAGATTATTCCCCTGTTCAAGGAAAAAGACGGGCGTCCCGCAGGTAAAATCCTGCCCGCCACCAAGCTGACCGTTCTGGAAAAAGACGGCGACTGGGCCAAAATCAGCATCCACGGCTGGCAGCAGGACGGTGTTGAAGCCATGATTTACGAAGAACAGGGCAAACGCATTTTCTCCGCCGGTCTGTCGAAAAAAATCAAAGGCGATGTTGTTCAATCCAACACCATGACCGACCCGGACACCGAACAGGTCTGGCATGAAGCAAATCTCATCTGCTGGGTCAAAACCGCAGACATGATCCCCTCCTGTGCACCGCTCTGGAATTACGGCAGCGAAATGCTGACCAGTGCTTGCAGTACCTGCCACAGTGCCACTCCCCCGGCCCATTTCAAGGCCAACCAGTGGATCGGCAACCTCAAGGCCATGAAGCATAACCTTTCCCTGTCCAAGGAAGAGTACCGCTTCTTCCTCAAATATCTGCAAATGCACGCATCGGACATGGGCGGAACCCATTAG
- a CDS encoding M14 family metallocarboxypeptidase has product MSNKKWGELEKSQWLAETSLEKNYKHDVLDRIFALPDSYRAEKYGQLSYDPQRYPLYALLSANWSAELPSALITAGVHGYETGGIYAALEFLETTAKDYAGKFNLVVVPCVSPWGYETNNRWNPYAVDPNRSFANEEAEESALLKQFVSTIAGKIAVHIDLHETTDRDKTVFRPALAARDGVECTNGDIPQGFYLVADEERPELDFQNAMNRSVEQVTPIAPLDEEGKILGEPAVSHGVILYPMQKLGLSGILTDAPYHSTTEIYPDGDWMTPESSIAGQIAAIRGGLDYVLDQKI; this is encoded by the coding sequence ATGAGTAATAAAAAATGGGGAGAGCTGGAAAAAAGCCAGTGGCTGGCCGAAACCTCTCTTGAAAAAAACTACAAGCATGATGTTCTGGACAGAATTTTTGCATTGCCGGATTCATACCGCGCAGAAAAATACGGTCAACTGTCCTACGATCCACAACGATACCCGCTTTACGCACTTCTCTCAGCGAATTGGTCGGCAGAGCTGCCCAGCGCGCTGATTACCGCCGGGGTGCACGGTTATGAAACAGGTGGTATTTATGCAGCCCTCGAATTTCTGGAAACCACAGCCAAAGATTACGCCGGAAAATTCAATCTGGTTGTAGTCCCCTGCGTGAGTCCGTGGGGTTATGAAACCAACAACCGCTGGAATCCATATGCGGTTGACCCCAACAGATCCTTCGCCAATGAAGAAGCTGAGGAATCCGCACTGCTCAAACAATTTGTCTCCACTATTGCAGGCAAAATCGCAGTGCACATTGACCTGCACGAAACAACTGACCGCGACAAAACCGTATTCCGGCCCGCATTGGCGGCACGCGACGGTGTGGAATGCACAAATGGCGATATCCCGCAGGGATTCTATCTGGTGGCGGATGAAGAAAGGCCTGAACTTGATTTCCAGAACGCCATGAACCGTTCGGTAGAGCAAGTCACCCCTATTGCCCCGCTGGATGAAGAGGGAAAGATTCTCGGTGAACCGGCTGTGTCCCATGGAGTGATCCTTTATCCCATGCAAAAACTTGGCTTGAGCGGAATACTAACCGACGCCCCCTACCATTCAACCACGGAAATCTATCCCGACGGGGATTGGATGACCCCGGAATCAAGTATTGCCGGACAGATCGCCGCGATCAGGGGCGGTTTGGATTATGTGCTTGATCAAAAGATTTAA
- the dpaL gene encoding diaminopropionate ammonia-lyase, which yields MSKVKIQYNGSFKAPTTGADVSMLSKEVAEKVRNFHSTFDAYDPTPLAKLDNLADLLGLGEVLVKDESYRFGLNAFKVLGGSYAVGEYLARKLGKDITEVSCDYLKSQEVRDAVGDITFASTTDGNHGRGLAWAAQQFNQKAIIYMPKGSDPVRSENIKAHGAECTISDLNYDDCVRMAWDTAQENGWITVQDTAWDGYTEIPNLIMQGYTTLALEALEQMQAEGVERPTHVILQAGVGCFAGAMLGFFMSAFGEDAPTFILVEPEAANCFYVSACANDGTPHTVDGDLATLMAGLACGEPNLTSWEMLRDYPLAYASCSDDIAAKGMRILGAPMKGDQQVVSGESGAATTGFLHWVMQEEEGRDAREKLGLNASSKVLCISTEGDTSPQTYRDVVWFGREKL from the coding sequence TTGTCTAAAGTAAAGATTCAATACAACGGGAGCTTCAAAGCCCCGACAACCGGAGCGGATGTCTCCATGCTCAGCAAAGAGGTTGCTGAAAAAGTGCGGAACTTCCATTCCACTTTTGATGCATATGATCCCACCCCGCTGGCAAAACTCGACAACCTTGCTGACCTTCTAGGGCTCGGTGAAGTGCTGGTCAAGGACGAATCCTACCGTTTCGGCCTGAACGCCTTCAAAGTCCTCGGCGGGTCATACGCTGTCGGGGAATACCTTGCCCGCAAGCTGGGTAAAGACATCACCGAAGTCAGCTGCGACTACCTGAAATCTCAGGAAGTGCGCGACGCTGTAGGCGACATCACCTTTGCCTCCACCACAGACGGTAACCATGGCCGCGGTCTGGCCTGGGCTGCCCAGCAGTTCAACCAGAAAGCGATCATTTACATGCCCAAAGGGTCCGATCCTGTGCGCAGTGAGAACATTAAAGCTCACGGCGCAGAGTGCACCATCTCCGATCTCAATTATGACGACTGCGTTCGCATGGCCTGGGATACCGCTCAGGAGAACGGATGGATCACCGTACAGGACACTGCCTGGGACGGATATACTGAAATCCCCAACCTGATCATGCAGGGCTACACCACCCTCGCCCTTGAAGCTCTCGAGCAGATGCAGGCCGAAGGCGTGGAGCGTCCCACCCATGTAATCCTTCAGGCCGGGGTCGGATGTTTTGCCGGAGCCATGCTCGGATTCTTCATGTCCGCTTTCGGCGAGGATGCCCCTACCTTTATCCTCGTTGAACCTGAAGCAGCAAACTGCTTCTACGTTTCCGCCTGCGCCAACGACGGCACCCCCCACACCGTGGACGGAGACCTCGCAACCCTGATGGCCGGACTCGCATGCGGCGAGCCTAACCTGACCAGCTGGGAAATGCTTCGCGATTATCCTCTGGCTTACGCTTCCTGCTCTGACGATATTGCCGCCAAAGGCATGCGTATTCTGGGAGCACCCATGAAAGGAGACCAGCAGGTTGTATCCGGTGAATCCGGAGCAGCAACCACCGGCTTCCTGCACTGGGTGATGCAGGAAGAAGAAGGACGCGATGCAAGGGAAAAACTTGGACTTAACGCCAGTTCGAAAGTTCTGTGCATCAGCACAGAAGGGGACACCTCCCCCCAGACCTATCGTGATGTGGTCTGGTTCGGACGGGAAAAATTATAG
- the torD gene encoding molecular chaperone TorD gives MNVTTELNFEEQRTVAYRWLSSLFMRELNREQLDSYRAGENSRFPETVSAFTGKNEALERVTSELGKTHTDDSILDLASEYGRLFLGAGGPLAVPPYESFFTSESNTTHQQAETEVSKLMAEYGIGVNGSFTEPADHVAVLLEFMAFLSTEQEETEDTTVAFARSKSFLETHLLNWIPDFANTCKEVEPEGFYTSAAELTADFLQADQNWLESKLNSTQPQ, from the coding sequence ATGAACGTAACAACAGAACTTAATTTCGAAGAACAACGGACCGTTGCCTACCGCTGGTTGTCCAGCCTGTTCATGCGTGAGCTGAACCGGGAGCAGCTCGACTCCTACCGCGCAGGCGAAAACAGCCGGTTCCCTGAAACAGTGTCCGCGTTCACCGGAAAGAATGAAGCTCTTGAAAGGGTAACCTCCGAATTAGGAAAGACACATACCGACGATTCAATCCTCGACTTAGCCAGTGAATACGGCCGCCTGTTTCTCGGGGCAGGCGGCCCGCTGGCCGTGCCTCCCTACGAGTCTTTCTTCACCAGCGAGAGCAACACGACCCACCAGCAGGCTGAAACCGAGGTTTCCAAACTGATGGCCGAATACGGCATCGGGGTTAACGGTTCATTTACCGAACCTGCGGACCACGTGGCAGTCCTGCTGGAATTCATGGCCTTTTTAAGCACTGAGCAGGAAGAAACCGAGGATACAACAGTTGCTTTTGCCCGCAGCAAATCATTCCTCGAAACACATCTGCTGAACTGGATTCCCGACTTCGCAAACACCTGCAAAGAGGTCGAGCCGGAAGGGTTCTACACCAGCGCAGCTGAGCTGACAGCGGATTTTCTGCAAGCCGACCAAAACTGGCTGGAATCTAAACTGAACAGCACCCAGCCCCAATAA
- the torA gene encoding trimethylamine-N-oxide reductase TorA, which produces MSKRTKISRRKFLGYSAIAGLASLLGPSVLTPAFAAGGEENIMTAAHWGAFRAKVKDGKFIEAVPFSKDNHPTSLVKATPDYVYSPTRIKYPMVRKDFLKNGHKSNTAERGTGEFVRVSWDKALELVAGELNRVKKDHGPAAIYAGTPGWRNLGKLHNSASGLRKVMNLQGGFTSCVGDYSTGASQIIMGYVMGNMEVYSQQSSWPTIIEHSDTIILWGADPLTTLRMGWSIPDHEGQDWIAKLKAAGKRIIAIDPMKSDSIEYLGAEHITPRPNTDVSMMLAMAYVLIKEELADAEFLDEYTVGYDKVKAYILGETDKTPKTPEWAEKICGVPAKTIADIARASVKSRTMLMSGWSMQRADHGEQAHWALVTLASMIGQIGLPGGGFGLAYHYSGAGSPTANAPGLPGFGAGKAPKNMPPAIPVARLTDCLLEPGKTIDFNGGKVTYPELKLIYWAGGNPFHHQQDRNKMIKAWRKPETIIVNEMFWTPTARFADIVLPACTSFEQNDVERGGDYSARYIMPMKQVIKPLYESKPTYEIFSLLAEKLGHGKAFTEGKSEMDWVKSFYNSAKKQADGKKLSMPDFDTFWTENKQVEFPVTEEAKQWTRHADYREEPLFEPLGTASGKIELFSRDIEKMGYDDCPPHASWIEPIEYLGSPKAKQYPLHLLSPHPKDRLHSQMNNVKSLRDQYAIKDREPVLISAADAKKRGIKNGDIVRVFNDRGEVLAGAKVSERIMPGVVRLREGGWYDPLNPKKDDTMCKYGHVNVLTVDKGSSKLAQATIANSALVQIEKFKGKAPAVTVFDAPKGA; this is translated from the coding sequence ATGAGTAAGAGGACAAAAATTTCAAGGCGTAAATTTCTTGGTTATTCAGCCATAGCGGGTCTGGCTTCATTGCTGGGACCTTCCGTGCTGACCCCGGCTTTTGCAGCCGGAGGCGAAGAAAACATCATGACCGCCGCCCACTGGGGCGCATTCCGGGCCAAGGTCAAGGACGGCAAATTCATTGAAGCTGTTCCCTTTTCCAAAGACAATCACCCCACTTCTCTGGTTAAAGCCACCCCGGACTATGTTTATTCCCCGACCCGTATCAAATACCCCATGGTCCGTAAGGATTTCCTGAAGAACGGCCATAAGAGCAACACCGCAGAACGCGGCACCGGCGAATTTGTACGTGTAAGCTGGGACAAGGCTCTTGAACTGGTTGCGGGCGAACTGAACCGCGTGAAAAAAGACCACGGCCCAGCGGCCATTTATGCAGGCACCCCCGGCTGGCGTAACCTCGGCAAGCTGCATAACTCCGCATCCGGTCTGCGCAAAGTCATGAACCTTCAGGGCGGCTTCACCAGTTGCGTCGGTGATTACAGCACCGGAGCCTCCCAGATCATCATGGGCTACGTCATGGGTAACATGGAAGTGTACTCCCAGCAGAGCTCATGGCCGACCATCATCGAGCACTCCGACACCATCATCCTCTGGGGTGCTGATCCGCTGACCACCCTGCGCATGGGCTGGTCCATCCCTGATCACGAAGGACAGGACTGGATCGCCAAGCTCAAGGCGGCAGGTAAACGCATCATCGCCATCGATCCCATGAAATCCGACAGCATCGAATACCTCGGCGCAGAACATATCACCCCGCGCCCGAACACCGATGTATCCATGATGCTGGCTATGGCCTACGTGCTGATCAAGGAAGAGCTGGCCGATGCGGAATTCCTCGATGAATACACCGTGGGCTACGATAAGGTTAAGGCCTACATCCTCGGCGAAACCGACAAGACTCCCAAAACCCCGGAATGGGCTGAAAAGATTTGCGGCGTCCCCGCTAAAACCATTGCCGACATCGCCCGCGCCAGCGTAAAGAGCCGCACCATGCTCATGTCCGGCTGGTCCATGCAGCGCGCCGACCACGGCGAACAGGCCCACTGGGCACTGGTTACCCTTGCCAGCATGATCGGACAGATCGGCCTCCCCGGCGGCGGCTTCGGTCTGGCTTACCACTACTCCGGTGCGGGTTCCCCCACTGCCAACGCTCCGGGCCTCCCCGGCTTCGGCGCAGGCAAGGCTCCTAAAAATATGCCCCCGGCAATTCCGGTTGCAAGGCTCACCGACTGCCTGCTTGAACCCGGCAAGACCATTGATTTCAACGGCGGCAAGGTCACCTACCCGGAACTGAAACTCATCTACTGGGCCGGCGGAAACCCCTTCCACCACCAGCAGGACCGCAACAAGATGATCAAGGCCTGGAGAAAACCGGAAACCATCATCGTTAATGAAATGTTCTGGACCCCCACCGCAAGATTTGCTGATATCGTCCTGCCTGCTTGTACTTCTTTTGAGCAGAACGATGTTGAGCGCGGTGGCGACTACTCCGCCCGCTACATCATGCCCATGAAGCAAGTCATCAAGCCGCTTTACGAATCCAAGCCCACCTATGAAATCTTCTCCCTGCTGGCTGAGAAACTGGGCCACGGCAAGGCTTTCACCGAAGGCAAAAGCGAAATGGACTGGGTAAAATCCTTCTACAACTCCGCCAAAAAACAGGCTGACGGCAAAAAACTGTCCATGCCTGATTTCGATACCTTCTGGACAGAAAACAAGCAGGTTGAATTCCCGGTTACCGAAGAAGCCAAGCAGTGGACCCGCCATGCGGATTACCGCGAAGAACCGCTCTTCGAACCCCTTGGGACTGCATCCGGTAAGATTGAGCTTTTCTCCAGAGATATTGAAAAAATGGGCTACGATGACTGCCCGCCCCATGCAAGCTGGATTGAACCTATTGAATACCTCGGTTCCCCCAAGGCAAAGCAATATCCTCTGCACCTGCTCAGCCCGCACCCGAAAGACAGGCTGCACTCCCAGATGAATAACGTTAAGTCCCTGCGCGACCAGTACGCCATCAAAGATCGTGAACCTGTACTTATCAGTGCTGCTGACGCCAAAAAACGCGGCATCAAGAACGGCGACATCGTCCGCGTCTTCAACGACCGCGGTGAAGTGCTGGCTGGAGCCAAGGTTTCCGAGCGCATCATGCCCGGTGTTGTGCGTCTGCGTGAAGGCGGCTGGTATGATCCGCTCAATCCCAAAAAAGACGATACCATGTGCAAATACGGTCACGTAAACGTCCTCACCGTGGACAAAGGTTCCTCCAAGCTGGCTCAGGCCACCATCGCCAACTCCGCACTGGTCCAGATTGAAAAATTCAAGGGTAAAGCCCCGGCAGTAACTGTTTTTGACGCCCCCAAAGGAGCATAA